From Scyliorhinus canicula chromosome 15, sScyCan1.1, whole genome shotgun sequence:
TAGTGAAAGGAATTTTAATAACGTGAGTATTGTTAATAATCTAAAAACTATTATGTTGTTTACAATATCTGCTGTTCAGTGAGCGAAATGCATATGTGACATTGGAAAGCCTGGAAGTTCAAGTCTCTTACAAGTTATATAAGGAATAAAAGAAAGAGATACATGCTTTGATCATCTAAAATGATCAAGTTGTCCATGAACACGAGTTAATTTGTTTAGCTAATTTATGTTGATTAAATATATGGTGTAATATATTTTCCCTTTTTTTAGAATGTTCAAAAATGACATTGAAACAACTCAATCAAAATCGGTGAAGAGTAAAAAGCAAATTGAAATAAACATCATTGTCAACCAGAACAAAGAATatgagaaaaaaaacaagtttgaaaggggaaaaaagaaaacGAGAAAGACTGAGACGAAGAATATTCAAATAGAAGCCAATGATATTGATGTGGGCAGTGATCTAAAGAGATCTaagaaaaagaaaagcaaatcGAAAAAGTCCAGCACGAGAGATGAAGAAGACCCCAAGATTGAGAAGCAAATGACAAAGAAGAGTCGTCGGGAAAGTAaaattgatgaggacaaatgtgaTGGTtcgaaaaggaaaagaaaaaagaacttGAAGTCAGATGATCATTCTGACCCTCAAAATATCTCTGTGCAGTGTCCGAGAAATAGCTGTGAGGATGATCCAAACAAAGCTCCAGACAAAAGCAAGCataagaagaagaaaaagaaaaaaaacaaagatgcTGATATGGAAGAAGGATTAACTAAGAATATTAAGATTTCAAATGGGACTGCAGACAAATTGGGTAAAACAATCAAACTGTCTTGTGTTGCTGAAGCCAAAAGTGTGAAGAAGAGGAAAAAGAAGAAACGGTCTCATTCCGTAGACACATCTGAAGATGAAAAACCAAGGAAGAAACGGAAACGAGACAGAAATATTGATGAACCTGATGCCGGGAATGACAAGTTCaaagtaacagactcgaggaagCAAAAAGATGATGAACAAACGCTGGACACTGTGAGCAATACAGACAAAGCAcacaagaaaaagagaaaaaaagaaaaggtaCGCACTGAGCAACCAGTTGAGAAGAAGGTAAAAGGAGTGGAGCAAATGGGAAGTGGCACGGAATGCATCACAAAGTCCAGCAAGAAAAGGAAAAGATTTATTGAAGCTGCAGGGGAAGAAAATAAGACATTGGacagagagaggctgacgtcgGACAAATCGAACAATGTATGTAAATTGCAGAATTCCCCAGAGACTCCGAAAGGGAAAAAGCAGAGGGCACCATTCAATGCCGAAAAATCTGGAGACACGGAAAAGAAGattaaaaggaaaaagaaagactcCTCATCTGGGATGCATGTTTGTAAAGTAAACCATCATTTTAATGTTTACAACTATAGTATATTACATTAAATGACAGTAGATTTAAAGTATTTATTGTTGAACCATGTGGCAGTGATGCTCTTGACATCAGTCCTGCTGGTTGGAAACCGATTAACAAGCATTTGTTTATTTCAATGTCGAATTCTATATACATAATTATAATAAGTGTAATGTAACTGAGCTTTCTTTTCTCAGGTAAAAGAGGAATTTTCCGACAATGGTGATTTGCTGATTATGTCGGAAAAGAAAGGCAATTTATTTGAAGTGACAATAGACAAGGTACAGAAATACATTGACCACCTCGTTTCGAGCAGGGACAGGCTGTCCAACTGGACTGCATAGTCCTTTGTAATACTTTAGCTGCCTAGGATTCAGCTCCTGTCCATTATAAATCCCAACCAAGGTGGGTAGAGTCCAAGGAAGATGATAAATTTTTAATTAGAGAAAGATCAGAGAAAGAAGCTGGCTTTTTGATTGCCCGGTATACTCgagtaataatagtaataatctttattattgtcacaagtaggcttccattaacactgcaattaagttactgtgaaaagctccttttTAATTGATCTTGTGTGAAAATCGTCCCGATTTCTCGTACGACCCCCAACCAGAACATCCTAACTCTTTCTCCTTATTGCCCGCTTGCAGTTGCaatgtattttcattttttttttgtgtgtaaCTACATCCTTATGatgagaatcgtagaatttacagtgcagaaggaggccattcggcccatcgagtctgcaccggcccttggaaagggcactctgcccaagcccacactgtccctgtaacccagtaaccccacctaacctttgatttggacactaagggcaatccacctaacctgcacatccttggattgtggagggaactggagcatccggaggaaacccacgcagttactgggtgaaagtgcaaactccgcacagacagtgacccaagctgggaatcgaacctgggaccctggagctgtgaagcaactgtgctaatcactgtgctaccgtgcttcccccagaatttacagtgcagaaggaggccattcggcccattgggcctgcaacggcccttggaaagagcaccctatttaaagccacacctccaccctatccccgtaatcccacctaaccttttttggacactaagggcaatttatcatggccaatccacctaacctgcacatctttgtactgtgggaggaaaccggagcacccggaggaagcccacgcagacacggggtcagGTGGGTGGGTGCACGAATGTGGAGAAATGGGAAGGTTTGCCATTCATGTAGTTTCTTGAATGTTCTTGGAGTCCCAAAGCAATTTTGAAGTGTAATTACAGTTTTAGgtaaacacagcaaccaatttgtgtGCAGGAATTCTGCAAAACGTAATTGAGATAAATGAGCAGAAACCCTGCTTTTGAGAGATAAAAGTTTCACAGAACAGCAGAAAGCTCTCCAATCTTCAAAGAGTGCCgttgtatgaggaatgtttgaggactctgggtctgtactcattggagtttagaaggatgaggggggat
This genomic window contains:
- the LOC119977980 gene encoding lysine-rich nucleolar protein 1-like, which gives rise to MFKNDIETTQSKSVKSKKQIEINIIVNQNKEYEKKNKFERGKKKTRKTETKNIQIEANDIDVGSDLKRSKKKKSKSKKSSTRDEEDPKIEKQMTKKSRRESKIDEDKCDGSKRKRKKNLKSDDHSDPQNISVQCPRNSCEDDPNKAPDKSKHKKKKKKKNKDADMEEGLTKNIKISNGTADKLGKTIKLSCVAEAKSVKKRKKKKRSHSVDTSEDEKPRKKRKRDRNIDEPDAGNDKFKVTDSRKQKDDEQTLDTVSNTDKAHKKKRKKEKVRTEQPVEKKVKGVEQMGSGTECITKSSKKRKRFIEAAGEENKTLDRERLTSDKSNNVCKLQNSPETPKGKKQRAPFNAEKSGDTEKKIKRKKKDSSSGMHVCKVKEEFSDNGDLLIMSEKKGNLFEVTIDKARRQALQEEIDRVSGKTGTLETKVSPEIKPRCTGTQWDSATFGSLEQKNKFLRLMGGFKSSNPPPSSTSGKPNMALNKEEEQKFNRTLQQEFDKALNLRQHQGIGLGFQPFSNLNSKIFFIDKHASKSKKFDFN